The Dreissena polymorpha isolate Duluth1 chromosome 4, UMN_Dpol_1.0, whole genome shotgun sequence region atcactatatgccctccttcaggggcataaaaagtgcatGCTCCCCACAAATTACAAGTACATTGCTCTCTATTCACATTCCCAGTATCATATGTTACTTAAACTTTATAAGTTATTACAGGAGCAAGATTTGTTGGACAGACCGAAGGACGGATAAATAAAAGTGAATTAAAGTACAAACTCCCTATTCCTGTAACCATAGCATTATGTGCAGTAGATCAGAGATGTTACTTTTGGTAAAAACTGGACCTttgactgaacaggctaatgtgggactacACTTGGCACACGTGAATTAAGTTTTCCCAGAAATCAGCTAATATGTATAAATGAAACATGGTAAAGGACCAAATATAACATGTATGGATCAAGTGGTTTCAGAGATGTAATTGCTCCTTTATAGTCAACATTAATTTTAATCATGTTTCAGCAGTTATCAATCGAAAAAAGGGGCAAGTTTGAATGTTCGACATTAAAATTTGTGAAAGAATTTCTCTAGCTAATTTGGGTCTATTTCTTGTACCTTTGGAGTGGTTGGAGGGTATGTCATCCTCACTGCCGCCCTTGCCACTATCGCTGGCCGTGACTTCTTCGGACGTATCGCTATATTTATCGTCTGGCATTGTAACCTCAAAACTGCTACTTTCCTGGAAATAAcattcatttaatacatttttagtgCAGTATATAAGGAAGCAGATATGGTGTCTACCTTGATATTTTGGACATAATTAGTAAGTGTTACTTTATAATTAAAAGGTGTCAGACTTTCAACACACAGCTTCAATTTAATGGCTTAAAAACTagttgtttaaaataacataatataatttttattacaatacaAGTCATTAAAAAAATCGCTTTCAAGAACAGCACAAAGAACAGAAATACTTTACTTGCAACATTGATGTAAGTAACCTGTGCAAAAAAGTTATGCCGTTCACTAATAAGGGCATAAATAAGGCAAGCACACATTTTAGAAGAGGaaaataaaaacatgacatttttaaGCATTATTAAGCACTCACATCATGTCCATCTTGAGTCCGTAGCCAGGCCCGTGTCTGGGACTCGAGAACAGCCTGATGGTACTGCAGGAGCTGGATCTTGTTGAGGCGGCCATTTTGATCTGGGCTACATTCCTCCCCTTCTTCACATGTGGATAAGCCCTGTAACTATAGAAACCATAGTGTTGTGTTTGAAACAgtgtaaacatgtattgtttttttatgttgctgtcattttataatggatattttgaTTTGTAAATTTCACAAAATTAGAAGTCTGCATGACAAATAATTGACATAAAACAATCTATATTCAAGAAAATTAAGGAATACATAATTATGAACCAACataaatctaacaataaattgtctttaatattaaattattatggtGAATTTCACAAGAAGTTTGCACATTTGAGCTTTTTTAAACAAACTATACATGAAAGGCAAAATATTATGGCAACAGAATTTGTAAATGAAGCATAAAGACACTTTATCCAATTGAATTAATCTTTGACAAAAATCAGTCAAAACATCAGAAAAATCAAAATATACAGCTTTCTAAATCACAGCTTTTGTCAGGAAAACAGATCATATCAATTTATTCAACAGGAATAACATTTGCCATTGAAGGATTATTAATGCCGTCTATAGCGCTGTGATAAGAAAATGGCTGAAATGATTCGTTGGACTGTTTTGCAAACAACAGTGTGTCCAGAAAAGGTTCACACTCCTGTGCCTAGTTCCTGAGAAAAAGCTGATCTATGTTATCTTTATGCAAGCCATCAGACATTTTCATTGTCCAATGTCAAAAAACGAATGCGTATAATGTGTTCCTATAAAGTTCAATCAAGAAATAATAATGATATCGCTACACGACTGCCTGTCAGGGATGAATGGTCATAAATGATTGACAATACTGAGGAATTCTTATCTTGAATCAAAGTTTGCAATGGCGCAATGTAATAAAAGTAACAGACAAAGCAATTACAGGAAGCATGGCTTTCTTTgcaatgttatatttatattctaAAAGATCAACATACATATAAGCAGCTCTGAAAATTAAACAGGCTTAATCCATGTGAATAAAgtattgtcccccccccccccctgtctgCACAAGATTATCTGGGACCGCACTTTACTCCTTGACTGGATGTAgtattgtcccccccccccccccctgtctgCACAAGATTATCTGGGACCGCACTTTACTCCTTGACTGGATGTTTTTGTTGTAGATACTTCCCTTAAAGAATATAACTTAATCACCAAGAAAGTTTTGTGACTGATTGCACAGGCTGaactgggacaacattttactcaACATTATTTAGAGCGCTTCTACCAGAGTGCTGCTCATGTAAAAGCAGACAATGTATAGACAATGTATAGACAATGTATAGACAATGTATAGATTCAGCCTCTGCAATATTGTAAGCTGAGAAGTGTAGACTTTAACAAGAAGTATATTTTTACTATTAAgttcataaaataaattgaaaactttATATGTGGGCAAAACATGTAAGAaaagtataataattataaaagtaCTTGATAATTATTGTAccatttaatacaaatataaatagctGTTTAAAAAAGGAATTTCTCTGAAAAAGTGAAACActattttatgtgtttttgttggcaAATTAAAATTGCTGTCAGAAACAGATTCAATACATTACAAAACTATGGTGACATTTTCAATATATAGTATATAATTTTCTACTAATATATGtatctttttttcttcttctcaTTAAAAACTGTTTCTTTTTCTTACTTTCTTTATAGATGAAGTGTAATCTTTTGTAtgtaaatttgaaaatattttcatcactttgtattcattatttgttttattataataggCACAGGTATAATTTGTCATACTTAATACTTTCAATGCCAAGTAAAAGTTTGTAATATAGGGAAGTGAGTATTATAAGCAAAATTTaaacctttatatttaaaattgatatataTCTCCTGTATATAAGgatactgttttgttttattataaagtatttttataatatattcatgCAAAATCCAGCCACTTTACCCCTTTAAGAATATTTTTGTAACCTCAGGTGCATCCATAACAACTAGACAGATCACTGGTCAATCTAGGGGTCAATCAGCTTAACTGACCGCTATCACCTGGACAAGATATGTGCATTTGTGCAGCCCGCAAATCCCTAAGTAAACAACAGATAATATGGAGAATGTGTTGCAGATTATCAAAGTAATCCATATTACTCAACCAATTGCCGCTACTTTACGCCATGGCTAAAATCCAAGTGATATGAACTTGTATGTTATCAGGatgttatttgtaaataaatatgagaGATAATTATTTTGGTAAGTCTCAGATATTGAAATCACACTTTCCTATCTCTGTGATGTATTAACCTACAGAATGAGCAAATAGTAAATATTGATAACAAACAGTTGTGTAATGAAAGTCATACAACACTGtattcatataattatttgaatacatAATTCAAGGGTTAAGTCAAAGTGAATCTATTGTCtctgatatttaaacaagaaactgTTGCAGACGGGTgctgctccccaaagtttttttgtcacaatattgcactatatattcagataaaaggaaacgtcttgagggcacacttagttgggggggacaagaattttttatataaaatttcaaagggccataactagtgctgcaacaatataccggtttatcagtatatatcgcaatacgcaatttgcatattgtattgcgatacgattttcatcataccggtacgaacattttacaaaaattcattcacatttgtccagaaaagccattcgaaataatgataacaaggtaaacaaaacaaagcagtgtaaaaaaaattccgtaaaaatagcattctgaaagtgtattatacagagtagcgttgttacatcggagcatttgttcgatgcttttgaacagattattgttaaattaattgcgcacagctgtaaatgttttgttcgattctgaattgagcattattaaatttgtattccgaacttcggaattacgcttccaaattttaatgctaatgcgacaataaaaaattatagcgtcaaataaaaagtgctttatcctttgtctcaataaaaagcgcgcgaaaattatacagacatgtagaacgtggcatggaaagtatgggtgtattttgtgttgtataaaaacgggaacatcatgtcaggtgaattacgcgtgttcagtggaaaaaaacgccctggttggatgttatttcatcacatctttaaatagtaacgaatgccaaaatgtatttgatacttaagaaaagttGCGAatttttgtgtttcttgttattcttgagcacatttatagtaaataatatataccagaatttgctttaaaactggaatatacgggattatcaggtaattggcaagttataatttgggtacaagtaagcaatatattgcgatatattgcaatacgggtttttgaactgacaatatattgcaatacggtttttggcgtattgttgcagcactagccataactctgtaaaaaatcatccgaccagaaccagctgataatatgcacatctcctcttggtagtgaagcttcccataaagtttcattgaattccggtcattagttgctgagaaatagcccggacaagaaatgcactatatgtacagttaatggaaaatttcaaagggccataactctgtgaaaaatcattcgaccagaacccgctgataatatgcacatctcctctaggaggtgaagcttcccataaagtttcattgaattccggtcattagttgctgagaaatagcccggacaagaattacactatatgtacagttgatggaaaatttcgaagggccataactctgtgaaaaatcatccgaccagaacccgctgataataaatatgcacatctcctcttaatagtaaagcttcccataaagtttcattgaatttcagtcattagttgctgagaaatagcccggacaagaattgcactatatgtacagttaattgaaaatatcaaagggccataactctgtaaaaaatcatctaatcagaacctgctgataatatgcacatctccttttgggtagtgaagcttcccataaagtttcattgaattccggtcataagttgctgagaaatagcccggacaagaattgcactatatgtacagttaatggaaaattttaaagggccataactctgtgaaaattcatccgacaagaacccgctgataatatgcacatctcctcttggtagtgaagcttcccataaagtttcattgaattctggtcataagttgctgagaaatagcccggacaagaattgcactatatgtacagttaatggaaaatttcaaagggccataactctgtgaaaaatcatccaaccagaacaccctgataatatgcacatctcctcttggtagtgaagcttcccataaagtttcattgaattccggtcattagttgctgagaaatagcccggacaagaattgcactatatgtacagttaatggaaaatctcaaagggccataaccctgtaaaaaaaaaacgaccagaacccgctgataatatgcacatctcctcttggtagtgaagcttcccataaagtttcattgaattctggtcattagttgctgagaaatagcccggacaaaaattgtgttcggacagacacacagacggacagacgaagcggcgactatatgctcccccataaatgttttgggggagcataaaaagttttAGCTCAACACTACAAATACCAGGAGCAAATTAAAGGACCACAAAATCTCTGCAAATGCGACCAGACATACTAAAATTATTTCCATGGAGATTTTACAGTTGTAATGCAAATCAACCAATATTTGCCAAATTTGCAGATTCTTTCCCCATATCTGAGAGAATTGAATTTCCGCTTTATAGATCAATCACATATTATGACTATAGTAATCAAATCTAAAAGCTGAACTATCATAATATGCCTATAAAATCCCTCCTTACAATGGTTTCACGAGACAGAATCAAAACTGACAAATATGAACCAAGAATCAGGAATCAGCCGTCGGGACATTGACAAATGGAcctttttgcaatattaaatgtatttctgGCAGTTCAGAATCTTTTTTTTCCTCACATGGTTTGGCTAACATGACAGAAAGAAAATGATGGGTCACTGAACATTGGGATTGTTCGATCTTAATCATTGAAATCAATGGAGAACTGGCCCAGGCTGTGATAGTTTTTTCAGCACAATTAATAACGAAGAAAACCATTCAACAAAAAGAGAAAGTCAAAATTCGTAATCGACATAACTATGTTTAACGACAACATAATCTTTTGCAAATATGGAATTTAAGAATGGAAAACTAATGAGTTAGATCTATTTTAACAATTAGATATTTAATCTAAACATCAATTAGTATAAACCACAAATATTTGCCACACATTGAGTCACAAGGTCTACCTGGTCAATTTTCCAGTGTTTATTCATGAAAATCAACTAATTAATTGATACAAATATTGTAATCTTTTCAATTTAGTCACCTTGGGCCTGCAGAAAATAACCCTCCCATTTTTATCTAATATTGCCTGCAATTCTATCTTTTTAGCACTTTTGCCATTGGGTTAATTTCAATTACAAGTAATCAAAACGAAAATATTGTTATCAGCTACAATCTGTCCAGGTGTGACCAGGGTTAAGTAGTCCTTTCCTAAACCAAACATGCCTCTATGGTTAGTTAAGTTTTATCAAGGACTGGGAAAGCCTCTTATCTACCTCAATTTAAGAATCTAATGATATCTGCTCCCAGATTCTGTCAAATGTTTAGGTTTTTAGCTGTTTTCGTGGCATGGCTTGTTTCATAGCAAGTTTGACATGTTGGGAAAACAATTCAACAATTACTATTTTGGTTCaccaataaaaaaaactttgtgaTAAGATGCTGGGACAAGTACTCTTGTTACAGTCTACCAAAGCTTTTGAGAATTGTATTGCATAAATTTATAGACAGTTTGCTGAAACACTTACTTAACTTCTTTTTGAGTTCacacaaatattaacatatttatgcaATAGCAGGCAAATAAAATCTCCAGCAGTGGTCAACTCACTTATTTCATACAATGTATCAATGACTTTGATAAATGTGAATAAAGCCCATGAAATTACGGAATACAATTTCAACTGACACATTTTTGTACATATCTGCCACCCAAAGTTTCTTCCCCATGTCATATCAATCTGCGTAACCCAATCACAGAAGATATCCATCTTGTAATCTATTAAAAAATCGGtctcttgttaataaattattcaaacgAAAGAAAGATTAAAATCAATAGCAAAAGGGAATTTAAATTAAAGTGTAATGGGCTTCTAAAGCAAAATCTCTCATAATATTTAACAATgaacttaaaataattataaagctATTGAAACGGAGCCTCAAATTTAGAAAAAATCAGTATTCCAAAAATTTGATTATTAACTAATTGCAACTTCGTTAATTACTCTTAACGGTTGCTGTGGGAACAATACAAGCTGCTCTGGCACACATAAAAGATTCAGAAGTTCTGATTTTAACTGCCCTGCAATTTACAGTTGTGAAAGGGAAGTATTTTAGAGCAAATGAAGACACATGGATGTGGGATAACATGAATTCCTCTTATGTTTTTTGGTCAAGTAgaaatgagaaataaaaataaatttcaagtATTACTTCTCTAATAATAATTCCTATTAAAACTGAACACCAGGGAAATAAATGCTGTTGCAAATTTCAATTATCAAGTTAATTTCTACAGATTTGTAAACCAGTTGATCATGATAATCAAATTTTGAATCAATTTTTTACTTGCCCTTGTGCAAAAAAAAATCTGCCAATCAGAAGACCCtgattttaattgaaattttaaatCTTGTTTAAAGTCTAGATTCAAATTTACAAAGACTGAACAAGGCAAAATGCATTGTCACCATGGCTTACAAAAGTATTGGTAATGCAGAACGTTGCTCAGAAGTGCTCAACTGAAAATAATGTGTCTCATTTAAGACTTTCTTTTGGACAATACTTCAAACACAGATTTAACCAAAGGAATTGCACAAAAAGACTCATTAGTCTTACCTTCTCTGACTCTGGCATTGAGAACGTTGACATGGTAGTATTGTGGTGGTCCCTGAGGTCGGTACGCTCTGTAGAATCATCAATATCAAAGCTCACTTCCTTCTTTTTGCTACACACAACTGGCGACATAATtgggtcataggtcaaggtcagatGATCGAGACTGTCCTGACCATTACCTAAGTAACGTGACGGGTTGTCCATATAACACTTTGGGTACTTATCGTCCGGGGCTACGACGTCCAGATTTCTGTGCGCCTTGCTACGATGATCAAATCTCCGCAAGAAGCAGATTACAATGATCAGGACCACTGAGAGGACTGCAGTCAGAGAGACGACTACAACAACAATCATAGTGTTACTGTCTTGGTCATTTTCAGTGGAGCTTGAGTTGACCGATTTAACCAAGACGATGTTCAAATCACATTCCGTTTTATGCTGTGGAGTCCCACCATCCTTCACAGCGATTTTCAATTGGTATGTCTTGTTCTGGGAGACAGAAACTTTTCGTGTTATGTAAATCCCACCCAGCTTATTGTCAATTACGAAAAGATCCTCGCTATTTCCAGATGTAATATCGTACGAGACGATCCCATTGTATGCATCATCTGAATCATCAGCATAGATCTGTGTCACTTTGTGTCCTGGATTGACATCACTGTACACTATGGCCGTGTTGTTTTTAGTGACAGGAAATTTTATAATGGGGGCGTTATCATTGGAATCATTCACAATAACGGTTACGCTGGCAGAGCTTTTAAGCCTTGGCGTTCCCTGGTCAAACACAACCACTCCGAACTCGTATTTACTCTGCAGCTCTCTATCCAACTGCCTGTTTGTCTTGATCTTTCCATCAGGAAATACAACAAAAGGTACATTAAACTCAAATTCAGGCTGAATAAGAAACATGGTCCTGGCATTTTCCCCATCATCCGCGTCTTCTGCGAGCAAAGCTCCAACAAAAGAGTCAGAGTTTTTATTCTCCATGATGCTAAATGTGGTTGGCTGCATTATAACGGGAGCATTATCATTTTTGTCGCTGATAGTTAGTTTGACAATCGCCTTGTTTGACAATGAAGGAAGGCCAAGATCCCTAGCAATGATCTTGAAAACTACAATCTGGTCTGTTTCCCTGTCAAATTCTTGATCTGCACGCAAGTTTCCATCCATTTCATCGATCCAGAATTTCTTATCAGTGCTTTCCTGGTCAATGTAGTATCTAACATCACCTCCCTTGCCAAGATCTTCATCAAAGGCAATTATCTGTACAAATGTCCTAAAGTCTTTGTGGTTTTCTGGAATTGTACCTGTGTAAACTGGTTGGGTAAACACTGGTGCACAGTCATTTATATCATCAACAGAAACCAGAAAACTAGATGATGCGCTCAATGGTGGCTTCCCAAAATCATGACAACTAACCAAAATCTGATGCAGATCTTGGCTTTCGCGATCAAGTGCCCCTTTCACCACAACCTTGAAACCTCTGGCACTCATGCTTTGTAATTCGAATTTCCTGTCAGATATTTCGCACTCAAGGCGGCCATTTTCGCCTGTGTCGCTGTCAAAGACGTTTATGTGAGCCACAAACGTGCCAGGACTAGCTGCCTCAGAAATATTCACAATTCTTGAATTCTCTTGACCAAGCAGATTGATTTCAAGGACGGGAGGATTGTTTCCTACGTTCACAACGTGGACATTAATGATTATCTGTGTCACATGAGGTTGGGAACCACTGTCAATAGCTTCGGCAATAATCCTGTATGAACGTTCCTCATAAACGA contains the following coding sequences:
- the LOC127880171 gene encoding protocadherin gamma-B4-like isoform X1, with product MTLVFKCHFCLVLVAIATLSVAVQGQNFQLMFTIPEERPKETFVGNVFSDQQFVSQVPPEDLNSIRFGFLKQSFIQSLFTIQETSGIIYTATVLDRESRDVCQSQTLCSLSFSIAVRSVRPQSSYFAIITVTIIIEDINDNAPRFPQDVLNLDISESTTVGTSFHIESSIDSDFGNYSVQSYEIGKQDGDFSLDIIKKLDGSFTIKLVLNSPLDREAKDRYNVVIIAWDGGNPRKFGALTVNITVTDVNDNAPVFLQNEYNVTIRENATIGMPVLRISGVDRDTGLNGQISYRLSQNQLDGRVEQFFTIVPMTGDITLLKKLVYEERSYRIIAEAIDSGSQPHVTQIIINVHVVNVGNNPPVLEINLLGQENSRIVNISEAASPGTFVAHINVFDSDTGENGRLECEISDRKFELQSMSARGFKVVVKGALDRESQDLHQILVSCHDFGKPPLSASSSFLVSVDDINDCAPVFTQPVYTGTIPENHKDFRTFVQIIAFDEDLGKGGDVRYYIDQESTDKKFWIDEMDGNLRADQEFDRETDQIVVFKIIARDLGLPSLSNKAIVKLTISDKNDNAPVIMQPTTFSIMENKNSDSFVGALLAEDADDGENARTMFLIQPEFEFNVPFVVFPDGKIKTNRQLDRELQSKYEFGVVVFDQGTPRLKSSASVTVIVNDSNDNAPIIKFPVTKNNTAIVYSDVNPGHKVTQIYADDSDDAYNGIVSYDITSGNSEDLFVIDNKLGGIYITRKVSVSQNKTYQLKIAVKDGGTPQHKTECDLNIVLVKSVNSSSTENDQDSNTMIVVVVVSLTAVLSVVLIIVICFLRRFDHRSKAHRNLDVVAPDDKYPKCYMDNPSRYLGNGQDSLDHLTLTYDPIMSPVVCSKKKEVSFDIDDSTERTDLRDHHNTTMSTFSMPESEKLQGLSTCEEGEECSPDQNGRLNKIQLLQYHQAVLESQTRAWLRTQDGHDESSSFEVTMPDDKYSDTSEEVTASDSGKGGSEDDIPSNHSKDLKNRVANTSSQVSVNNKFQTHHYVAPEFRRQGSLQRKACDINFGDICMHSPASPLTELPNCRPESRASLAHSIPRPNSQASAAFYPKEGCGNMTIDSALDQSASWDAASYV
- the LOC127880171 gene encoding protocadherin gamma-B4-like isoform X2 codes for the protein MTLVFKCHFCLVLVAIATLSVAVQGQNFQLMFTIPEERPKETFVGNVFSDQQFVSQVPPEDLNSIRFGFLKQSFIQSLFTIQETSGIIYTATVLDRESRDVCQSQTLCSLSFSIAVRSVRPQSSYFAIITVTIIIEDINDNAPRFPQDVLNLDISESTTVGTSFHIESSIDSDFGNYSVQSYEIGKQDGDFSLDIIKKLDGSFTIKLVLNSPLDREAKDRYNVVIIAWDGGNPRKFGALTVNITVTDVNDNAPVFLQNEYNVTIRENATIGMPVLRISGVDRDTGLNGQISYRLSQNQLDGRVEQFFTIVPMTGDITLLKKLVYEERSYRIIAEAIDSGSQPHVTQIIINVHVVNVGNNPPVLEINLLGQENSRIVNISEAASPGTFVAHINVFDSDTGENGRLECEISDRKFELQSMSARGFKVVVKGALDRESQDLHQILVSCHDFGKPPLSASSSFLVSVDDINDCAPVFTQPVYTGTIPENHKDFRTFVQIIAFDEDLGKGGDVRYYIDQESTDKKFWIDEMDGNLRADQEFDRETDQIVVFKIIARDLGLPSLSNKAIVKLTISDKNDNAPVIMQPTTFSIMENKNSDSFVGALLAEDADDGENARTMFLIQPEFEFNVPFVVFPDGKIKTNRQLDRELQSKYEFGVVVFDQGTPRLKSSASVTVIVNDSNDNAPIIKFPVTKNNTAIVYSDVNPGHKVTQIYADDSDDAYNGIVSYDITSGNSEDLFVIDNKLGGIYITRKVSVSQNKTYQLKIAVKDGGTPQHKTECDLNIVLVKSVNSSSTENDQDSNTMIVVVVVSLTAVLSVVLIIVICFLRRFDHRSKAHRNLDVVAPDDKYPKCYMDNPSRYLGNGQDSLDHLTLTYDPIMSPVVCSKKKEVSFDIDDSTERTDLRDHHNTTMSTFSMPESEKGLSTCEEGEECSPDQNGRLNKIQLLQYHQAVLESQTRAWLRTQDGHDESSSFEVTMPDDKYSDTSEEVTASDSGKGGSEDDIPSNHSKDLKNRVANTSSQVSVNNKFQTHHYVAPEFRRQGSLQRKACDINFGDICMHSPASPLTELPNCRPESRASLAHSIPRPNSQASAAFYPKEGCGNMTIDSALDQSASWDAASYV